Proteins encoded in a region of the Candidatus Methylomirabilota bacterium genome:
- the hpnR gene encoding hopanoid C-3 methylase HpnR has protein sequence MRVLLVHPSPLMYSEIYLRLEPLGLERVAAAVRAAGHDVRLVDLQIFTHADLMREMESFRPDAVGFSVNYLANVPEVIDLARETRRRRPEALIFAGGHSVSFIAPEVLDHAGSALDCIVRGEGEVITPRVLEARGDRRLETLPGIVTRHGAGPAPTLLDDLDRFLPARDLTRRRRKYFIGVLDPCASAELTRGCPWDCSFCSAWTFYSRSYRKVSAEAAAEDLARIQEPNVFLVDDVAFVHPEHGYAIGQEIERRGVRKEYYLETRCDVLLRNRELFAYWKRLGLTYMFLGLEAIDEETLKAHRKRITPNDNFRALEVARELDLTVAVNIIADPDWDERQFALVREWALSVPEIVHLTVTTPYPGTEIWFTDSRRLTTFDYRLFDVQHAVVPTRLPLRKFYEELVSTQAVINRKHLGWSALRGAARIMLGHLAHGQTNFIKSIWKFSRVYNADRQYGDHARPVTYAMRPPAVLSGPRPRPGDLYIHAPTNGAARDAHSPVAARPEGAAP, from the coding sequence ATGCGCGTGCTGCTCGTCCATCCCAGTCCCCTGATGTATTCCGAGATCTACCTCCGCCTCGAGCCGCTCGGCCTCGAACGGGTCGCCGCCGCCGTGCGCGCCGCCGGACACGACGTCCGGCTGGTGGATCTGCAGATCTTCACGCACGCGGACCTCATGCGGGAGATGGAGAGCTTCCGGCCCGACGCGGTGGGGTTCTCCGTCAACTATCTCGCCAACGTGCCCGAGGTGATCGACCTCGCGCGCGAGACGCGCCGGCGCCGGCCCGAGGCGCTCATCTTCGCGGGAGGCCACAGCGTCTCCTTCATCGCGCCCGAGGTGCTGGACCATGCGGGGAGCGCCCTCGACTGCATCGTCCGGGGGGAGGGCGAGGTCATCACGCCACGGGTGCTCGAAGCGCGTGGCGACCGCCGGCTCGAGACGCTGCCCGGCATCGTCACGCGTCACGGCGCCGGCCCCGCGCCGACCTTGCTCGACGATCTCGACCGCTTCCTGCCCGCGCGTGACCTCACCCGGCGGCGGCGGAAGTACTTCATTGGCGTCCTCGATCCGTGCGCCTCCGCCGAGCTCACGCGGGGCTGTCCGTGGGACTGCTCGTTTTGCAGCGCGTGGACCTTCTACAGCCGGAGCTACCGCAAGGTCTCGGCGGAGGCGGCCGCCGAGGATCTGGCGCGCATCCAGGAGCCGAACGTGTTCCTGGTGGACGACGTCGCCTTCGTCCACCCCGAGCACGGCTACGCCATCGGCCAGGAGATCGAGCGCCGCGGGGTGCGCAAGGAGTATTACCTCGAGACCCGCTGCGACGTGCTCCTGCGGAACCGCGAGCTCTTCGCCTACTGGAAGCGCCTCGGTCTCACCTACATGTTCCTGGGGCTGGAAGCGATCGACGAGGAGACGCTCAAGGCCCACCGCAAGCGCATCACACCCAACGACAACTTCCGCGCCCTCGAGGTCGCTCGCGAGCTGGACCTCACCGTCGCGGTGAACATCATCGCCGATCCGGACTGGGATGAGCGGCAGTTCGCGCTCGTGCGCGAGTGGGCGCTGAGCGTGCCCGAAATCGTCCACCTCACCGTCACCACGCCGTACCCGGGCACGGAGATCTGGTTCACCGATTCCCGCCGGCTGACGACCTTCGACTACCGGCTGTTCGACGTGCAGCACGCGGTGGTGCCGACGCGCCTGCCGCTGCGGAAGTTCTACGAGGAGCTCGTGAGCACCCAGGCCGTGATCAACCGCAAGCATCTGGGCTGGTCGGCGCTGCGGGGCGCGGCCCGCATCATGCTCGGCCACCTCGCCCACGGGCAGACTAACTTCATCAAGAGCATCTGGAAGTTCAGCCGCGTTTACAACGCCGACCGGCAGTACGGCGACCACGCCCGCCCGGTCACCTACGCGATGCGCCCGCCCGCCGTCCTGAGCGGGCCGCGGCCCCGCCCCGGCGACCTCTACATCCATGCGCCGACGAACGGGGCCGCTCGCGACGCCCACTCCCCGGTCGCCGCCCGCCCCGAGGGCGCTGCTCCGTAG
- a CDS encoding 4-hydroxyphenylacetate 3-hydroxylase N-terminal domain-containing protein — MRPVSVSFASLARAHRVCEGFGMRTGKDYLASLRDGRAVFLDGARVADVTTHPAFAESAKRVAERYDAAREAPEINTCVDPASGRRTGAMWLIPRTAEDLGRRRAVHRFWAEGSYGLMGRTPDHVGSVLTAFAGWRQLFDRGGRQFGDNVVRFYEKARDEDLYVAYAIVPPQIDRSTPAHKHPEPFLHTGVVKERDAGIVIRGAHSIATSVTMANWLYVSYITPLAPGDTDYAISLVLPVNAPGLRLLPRRPYATLATSVYDYPLSSRYDEVDTTVVFDDVFVPWEHVFVKGDVDLVTAQFHESPAHTTANFQSLVRFGVKLELLAGLALKLVEVGHGEGDPTTQATLGGDLAAFCAAFDGLVKAAERFPLISEGYARPHPQYIYAGMSLQRRLIGDIYKTIRELAGGAFQTLPSSEAAFFAEDTRPATERYYRSTVASARDRVKLLRLIWDLIGTEYGGRQLQYEMFYSAAQPVVNRRMFRSYDWAAAKAMVERLLGEY; from the coding sequence ATGCGCCCCGTGTCGGTGAGCTTTGCGTCCCTTGCCCGCGCCCACCGCGTGTGCGAGGGTTTCGGCATGCGCACGGGGAAGGACTACCTGGCGAGCCTGCGGGACGGGCGCGCCGTCTTCCTCGACGGCGCGCGCGTCGCCGATGTCACGACGCATCCGGCCTTCGCGGAGTCGGCGAAGCGCGTCGCCGAGCGTTACGACGCCGCGCGCGAGGCGCCGGAGATCAACACCTGCGTCGATCCCGCCAGCGGCCGGCGCACCGGCGCCATGTGGCTCATCCCCCGCACCGCGGAGGACCTCGGCCGCCGGCGCGCCGTGCACCGCTTCTGGGCGGAGGGCTCCTATGGCCTCATGGGGCGTACGCCCGATCACGTCGGCTCCGTGCTCACCGCCTTCGCCGGGTGGCGCCAGCTCTTCGACCGCGGCGGCCGGCAGTTCGGTGACAACGTGGTGCGCTTCTACGAAAAGGCGCGTGACGAGGATCTCTACGTCGCCTACGCCATCGTGCCGCCCCAGATCGACCGCTCGACCCCCGCCCACAAGCATCCCGAGCCGTTCCTGCACACCGGCGTCGTGAAGGAGAGGGACGCGGGCATCGTGATCCGCGGCGCCCACTCCATTGCCACCTCGGTGACCATGGCGAACTGGCTCTACGTGAGCTACATCACGCCGCTGGCGCCCGGCGACACGGACTACGCCATCTCGCTCGTGCTGCCGGTCAATGCGCCGGGGCTGCGGCTGCTGCCGCGCCGTCCGTACGCCACGCTGGCCACGAGCGTGTACGACTACCCGCTCTCGTCCCGCTATGACGAGGTCGACACCACGGTGGTGTTCGACGACGTCTTCGTGCCCTGGGAGCACGTCTTCGTGAAGGGGGACGTGGATCTGGTGACCGCGCAGTTCCACGAGTCGCCCGCCCACACCACCGCCAACTTCCAGTCGCTGGTGCGCTTCGGCGTGAAGCTCGAGCTCTTGGCCGGGCTCGCGCTGAAGCTCGTGGAGGTGGGTCACGGCGAGGGCGATCCGACCACCCAGGCCACGCTCGGCGGCGACCTCGCCGCCTTCTGCGCCGCCTTCGACGGGCTCGTGAAAGCGGCGGAGCGCTTCCCGCTGATCAGCGAGGGCTACGCGCGCCCCCATCCTCAGTACATCTACGCGGGCATGAGCCTCCAGCGCCGGCTCATCGGCGACATCTACAAGACGATTCGCGAGCTGGCGGGCGGCGCGTTCCAAACGCTGCCGTCATCCGAAGCGGCCTTCTTCGCCGAGGACACGCGGCCCGCCACCGAGCGCTACTATCGGTCCACGGTGGCGTCCGCGCGCGACCGGGTGAAGCTGCTGCGCCTCATCTGGGATCTGATCGGCACCGAGTACGGTGGCCGTCAGCTCCAGTACGAGATGTTCTACTCCGCCGCCCAGCCGGTGGTGAATCGCCGCATGTTCCGCTCCTACGACTGGGCGGCGGCGAAGGCGATGGTGGAGCGCCTGCTGGGCGAATACTGA
- a CDS encoding dienelactone hydrolase family protein, producing MERWTAREFDQELLNLFDLYVHGDIDRRGFLERAAKFAVGGMTAAGLLDALSPRFAEAQQVAKDDQRLRTEWIDYESPQGTGKVRAYLARPESATGKLPGILVIHENRGLNPHIEDITRRLALDKFVALAPDALTPFGGYPGDEDKAREAFAKLDQAKMREDLVAGAGVLKARPECTGKIGVVGFCWGGTMANMLATRLPDLAAAVPFYGGQPAAADAARIKAPLLIHYADNDDRINSGWPAYEAALKASGVAYTMYRYPGTEHGFNNDTTPRYDRAAAGLAWQRTVEFFNKNLRG from the coding sequence ATGGAGCGATGGACGGCGCGCGAATTCGACCAGGAGCTGCTGAACCTCTTCGATCTCTACGTGCACGGCGACATCGACAGGCGCGGCTTCCTCGAGCGCGCGGCGAAGTTCGCGGTGGGCGGGATGACCGCGGCCGGGCTGCTCGATGCGCTGAGCCCGCGTTTCGCGGAGGCGCAGCAGGTGGCCAAGGACGACCAGCGGCTGCGCACCGAATGGATCGACTACGAGTCACCGCAGGGCACCGGCAAGGTGCGCGCGTATCTGGCGCGGCCGGAGTCGGCCACGGGCAAGCTGCCGGGCATCCTCGTGATCCACGAGAATCGCGGGCTCAACCCGCACATCGAGGACATCACGCGCCGCCTCGCGCTGGACAAGTTTGTGGCCCTGGCGCCCGACGCGCTGACGCCGTTCGGTGGCTATCCGGGCGACGAGGACAAGGCGCGTGAGGCGTTCGCCAAGCTCGACCAGGCCAAGATGCGCGAGGATCTCGTGGCCGGCGCGGGTGTGCTCAAGGCGCGGCCCGAGTGCACGGGGAAGATCGGCGTCGTGGGTTTCTGCTGGGGCGGCACGATGGCGAACATGCTGGCGACCCGGCTGCCCGACCTCGCCGCCGCAGTGCCGTTCTATGGAGGGCAGCCCGCAGCGGCGGACGCGGCGCGGATCAAGGCCCCGCTCCTCATCCACTACGCCGACAACGACGACCGGATCAACTCGGGCTGGCCCGCCTACGAGGCCGCGCTCAAGGCCAGTGGGGTCGCCTACACCATGTACCGCTATCCGGGCACCGAGCATGGCTTCAACAACGACACGACCCCGCGCTACGATCGGGCGGCCGCGGGGCTGGCCTGGCAGCGCACGGTGGAGTTTTTCAACAAGAATCTCCGCGGCTGA
- a CDS encoding class I SAM-dependent methyltransferase has translation MADALAPAAADALEAWRRRVRANREQAERLREGAPPRDFYAAVASDFQADPRRPDEPVLEVLHALVEPGETWLDIGAGGGRYALPLALHAGRVIAIDPSPGMLGVLRNGMSNHGIGNIEVVEARWPMAEAPSADVALIAHLGYDVEDIGSFLEAMEGAARRLCVAVLVTPSPPYLAEPFWPPVHGEPRVRLPSLTEFLVVLLARGRLFDIRLLPREPLAHATPEGPLPWLYQQLFVGPDTAKGQRLARLARDAMQERSGRWALSWERGWVGVVAWRPRGPSPDGHSVDPRRSGSI, from the coding sequence ATGGCCGACGCGCTGGCCCCCGCCGCGGCGGACGCACTGGAGGCTTGGCGCCGCCGCGTGCGCGCCAATCGCGAGCAGGCCGAGCGGCTCCGCGAGGGCGCGCCGCCCCGCGATTTCTACGCCGCGGTGGCGTCCGACTTTCAGGCCGATCCCCGCCGTCCCGATGAGCCCGTCCTCGAGGTGCTGCACGCGCTCGTGGAGCCGGGCGAGACATGGCTGGACATCGGCGCGGGCGGCGGCCGCTACGCGCTGCCCCTCGCGCTTCACGCCGGGCGGGTGATCGCCATCGATCCGTCCCCGGGCATGCTCGGCGTGCTCCGGAACGGCATGTCCAACCACGGGATCGGCAACATCGAGGTCGTGGAGGCGCGCTGGCCGATGGCCGAGGCGCCGTCCGCCGACGTGGCGCTCATCGCGCATCTCGGCTACGACGTCGAGGACATCGGGTCGTTCCTGGAGGCGATGGAAGGGGCGGCCCGGCGGCTCTGCGTGGCCGTGCTGGTGACGCCCTCGCCGCCCTATCTGGCCGAGCCGTTCTGGCCACCCGTTCACGGCGAGCCGCGCGTCCGGCTCCCGTCGCTCACGGAGTTCCTGGTCGTGCTTCTGGCGCGCGGACGTCTGTTCGACATCCGCCTGCTGCCGCGAGAGCCTCTCGCGCACGCCACGCCGGAAGGGCCGCTGCCGTGGCTCTATCAGCAGCTCTTCGTGGGCCCGGACACCGCCAAGGGCCAACGGCTCGCCCGCCTTGCCCGCGACGCGATGCAGGAGCGGAGCGGGCGCTGGGCGCTGTCCTGGGAGCGAGGCTGGGTGGGGGTGGTCGCATGGCGGCCCCGTGGCCCGTCGCCCGACGGGCATTCGGTTGACCCACGCCGAAGCGGAAGCATATAG
- a CDS encoding amino acid ABC transporter substrate-binding protein → MRIDLLHTAARTLVLALALTVAAAVPALAQDTLDRVKKTGVLTIGYRDTARPFAFKDEQGQPAGYSVDLCRHIAAAVQKSVGLAKLDVRFVPVTAANRVESVAKGTVDIECGSTTMSLSRQEQVDFTYMTFVDGGSLLVVDGLGIRNVADLRGKRVAVIPGTTTAPALDAVMQRAQVQATIVPVKTHDEGLAALEKGTADAYASDRTILIGVGRRAQKPERYALSSEMFSYEPHGFMVRRNDSAFRLVANRTLAALYRSGDIVEIYRKWFGDMGAPGSILQVMYLLHGIPE, encoded by the coding sequence ATGCGCATTGATCTGCTGCACACCGCCGCACGCACGCTGGTCCTCGCGCTGGCGCTGACCGTTGCCGCCGCCGTCCCGGCGCTGGCGCAGGACACTCTGGACCGCGTGAAGAAGACGGGCGTCCTCACCATCGGCTACCGCGACACCGCGCGGCCGTTTGCCTTCAAGGACGAGCAGGGCCAGCCGGCCGGCTACTCCGTCGATCTGTGCCGGCACATCGCCGCCGCGGTGCAGAAGAGCGTGGGTCTCGCGAAGCTGGACGTGCGCTTCGTCCCCGTGACCGCGGCCAACCGGGTGGAGTCCGTGGCGAAGGGCACGGTGGACATCGAATGCGGCTCGACCACCATGAGTCTGTCGCGCCAGGAGCAGGTGGACTTCACGTACATGACCTTCGTGGACGGCGGGAGCCTGCTCGTCGTGGACGGCCTCGGGATCCGGAACGTGGCCGACCTTCGGGGGAAGCGCGTGGCGGTGATTCCCGGCACGACCACCGCGCCCGCGCTGGACGCGGTCATGCAGCGAGCCCAGGTGCAAGCGACGATCGTGCCGGTGAAGACGCACGATGAGGGTCTGGCTGCGCTGGAGAAGGGGACCGCGGACGCCTACGCCTCGGATCGCACCATCCTCATCGGCGTGGGCCGCCGCGCCCAGAAGCCCGAGCGCTACGCCCTGTCCAGCGAGATGTTCTCGTACGAGCCCCACGGCTTCATGGTGCGGCGCAATGACTCGGCCTTCCGCCTCGTCGCCAATCGCACCCTCGCGGCGTTGTACCGGTCCGGCGACATCGTCGAGATCTACCGGAAGTGGTTCGGGGACATGGGGGCGCCGGGCTCGATCCTGCAGGTCATGTACCTGCTCCACGGGATCCCCGAGTAG
- a CDS encoding amidohydrolase family protein, whose product MRSIDIHAHVVPQSLWRAADAGTPWHGYRHEPGKGVGVFVGGGRRHGFVTPKVRFTPEQRIEDMDAQKVDVQVLSIHTPLFGYHLDGASGQALAREVNDEIAGMVRGWPQRFAGLATLPMQDVGAAIAELERAVTTLGLRGAELDTAVNGENWDAPKFLPFFKAAEAMGAVLFYHPQPFHNFMTERAPQYRLNNSLGVIVEDAIVVAVLILGGILEACPALRICVAHGGGPACYAMGRLDRAWQTRFEGPQRIPQPPSAYQRRLYYDSVVGNEAALRFLLDQVGADRVVLGSDWPFVPWHPSPVTWVQGLASLTAEEKERILGRNLEALLGL is encoded by the coding sequence ATGCGCTCCATCGACATCCACGCGCACGTGGTGCCCCAGTCGCTTTGGCGCGCGGCCGATGCCGGCACGCCCTGGCACGGCTACCGTCACGAGCCGGGCAAGGGAGTTGGCGTCTTCGTGGGCGGTGGCAGGCGGCACGGCTTCGTAACGCCCAAGGTGCGCTTCACCCCCGAGCAGCGCATCGAGGACATGGACGCGCAGAAGGTCGACGTCCAGGTCCTGTCCATCCACACGCCCCTCTTTGGCTATCACCTGGACGGGGCGAGCGGGCAGGCGCTGGCCCGCGAGGTCAACGACGAGATCGCCGGCATGGTCCGCGGCTGGCCCCAGCGCTTCGCCGGCCTCGCGACGCTCCCCATGCAGGACGTGGGCGCCGCCATCGCCGAGCTCGAGCGGGCGGTGACCACGCTCGGCCTCAGGGGCGCCGAGCTCGACACCGCGGTCAACGGCGAGAACTGGGACGCGCCCAAGTTCCTGCCCTTCTTCAAGGCCGCGGAGGCGATGGGGGCGGTGCTCTTCTACCACCCGCAACCCTTCCACAACTTCATGACGGAGCGCGCGCCCCAGTACCGGCTCAACAATAGCCTCGGGGTGATCGTGGAGGACGCCATCGTCGTGGCCGTCCTCATCCTGGGTGGCATCCTCGAGGCCTGCCCCGCTCTCAGGATCTGCGTGGCCCACGGGGGCGGGCCCGCCTGCTACGCGATGGGCCGGCTGGATCGCGCCTGGCAGACGCGCTTCGAGGGGCCCCAGCGCATTCCCCAGCCGCCCAGCGCCTATCAGCGCCGTCTCTACTACGACAGCGTGGTGGGGAACGAGGCGGCGCTCCGCTTCCTGCTCGACCAGGTGGGCGCGGACCGCGTCGTGCTTGGCAGCGACTGGCCCTTCGTGCCCTGGCATCCCTCGCCCGTGACCTGGGTCCAGGGGCTCGCCTCCCTCACCGCCGAGGAGAAGGAGCGCATTCTCGGGCGGAACCTCGAGGCCCTCCTGGGGCTCTGA
- a CDS encoding cupredoxin domain-containing protein translates to MKVLAATLAAVMLLAGLALVPLPAGAADQEIPLTIEKNRFEPAEIKVKAGAPFVLVITNKDTSAEEFESKDLKIEKVIAGGKTVKVKVPALKAGTYKFVGEYHEATAQGRIVAE, encoded by the coding sequence ATGAAAGTGCTCGCTGCCACGCTCGCCGCCGTCATGCTCCTCGCCGGCCTCGCCCTGGTCCCGTTGCCGGCCGGGGCCGCGGACCAGGAGATCCCGCTCACCATCGAGAAGAACCGCTTCGAGCCGGCCGAGATCAAGGTGAAGGCCGGCGCTCCGTTCGTGCTCGTCATCACCAACAAGGACACGTCCGCCGAGGAGTTCGAGAGCAAGGACCTGAAGATCGAGAAGGTGATCGCCGGAGGCAAGACCGTGAAGGTGAAGGTGCCCGCGCTCAAGGCCGGCACGTACAAGTTCGTGGGCGAGTACCACGAGGCGACCGCCCAGGGCCGGATCGTCGCGGAGTAG
- a CDS encoding FTR1 family protein: MGGTFLITLREALEAALLLGLVYTYLDKIGARQHFGWVSLGGALGLAASIAMGVTVAYFSGPLVDLGPDVVAAAVIFLAVILLTWHAWWMQRHARGISGEVERRIEGARRTQRLWMVGLIAFTGVFREGAETVIFLWGLMAEATSAAGWGSVAAGVAGVGSAALLGWLIFRGGRRLSLARFFTVTTVLLIFLAAGLFSTGIGRLQSLGVLPMMAPLWDTSWLLSDSSVVGSFLAGLLGYRERPSPLEAAGYAAYLVVVGCVILGGAWRRPQPATAVRAGASR; encoded by the coding sequence ATGGGCGGCACCTTCCTCATCACGCTACGCGAGGCCCTCGAGGCGGCGCTGCTGCTGGGGCTCGTCTACACCTACCTCGACAAGATCGGCGCCCGGCAACACTTCGGGTGGGTGAGCCTCGGCGGCGCGCTCGGCCTCGCCGCCAGCATCGCGATGGGCGTGACGGTCGCGTACTTCTCCGGCCCGCTCGTCGATCTCGGGCCCGACGTCGTCGCGGCCGCCGTGATCTTCCTCGCCGTCATCTTGCTCACGTGGCATGCGTGGTGGATGCAGCGTCACGCGCGTGGCATCAGCGGGGAGGTCGAGCGGCGCATCGAAGGGGCGCGCCGCACGCAGCGGTTGTGGATGGTGGGACTGATCGCCTTCACCGGCGTGTTCCGCGAAGGCGCGGAGACCGTGATCTTTCTCTGGGGTCTCATGGCGGAGGCCACGTCGGCAGCCGGCTGGGGGAGCGTCGCCGCGGGCGTTGCCGGCGTCGGCTCGGCCGCGCTCCTCGGCTGGTTGATCTTCCGCGGCGGCCGGCGCCTGAGCCTGGCCCGGTTCTTCACCGTCACCACCGTGCTCTTGATCTTCCTCGCCGCCGGACTCTTCAGCACCGGCATCGGCCGGCTGCAGTCGCTCGGCGTGCTCCCGATGATGGCGCCCCTCTGGGACACGTCGTGGCTGCTGAGCGATTCGAGCGTGGTGGGCAGCTTCCTGGCGGGCCTTCTCGGCTACCGCGAGCGCCCGTCGCCCCTCGAGGCCGCCGGCTACGCGGCCTATCTCGTCGTGGTCGGCTGCGTGATCCTCGGCGGGGCGTGGCGCCGGCCCCAGCCGGCTACGGCCGTGCGCGCAGGCGCTTCACGCTGA
- a CDS encoding cation diffusion facilitator family transporter, protein MENESKTAVIAALAGNVALAVLKGVAAAFTGSAAMLAETFHSLADTGNQVLLFLGMQIGQRPPDRRHPFGYGRAVYFWGFVVSVMLFTLGGAFSIWEGVRKTLHPFAHEGSAAWAYGVLAGGFVFEAISLGISLHSLRKAKGPRTLRQYWIESRDSTLPTVVLEDTAAILSLGFAGAGIWLSRQTANAFWDAGASAAIGVLLVGVAALLAAENYSLLIGEPAPRRTETAIRRIVGEDEAVERLVELRTMHIGPHQIVVALGVHFKSGLSVTEVEKAIRRIEDAITGLLGERTSPALITVEPTSRPGLLRKNYRFIDD, encoded by the coding sequence ATGGAGAACGAGTCAAAGACAGCGGTGATCGCGGCGCTGGCCGGCAATGTCGCCCTGGCCGTGCTCAAGGGCGTGGCCGCGGCCTTCACGGGCAGCGCGGCGATGCTCGCGGAGACGTTCCACTCCCTCGCCGATACTGGCAATCAGGTGTTGCTCTTTCTCGGCATGCAGATCGGGCAGCGCCCCCCGGACCGGCGGCACCCCTTCGGCTACGGCAGAGCCGTGTACTTCTGGGGCTTCGTGGTGTCGGTGATGCTGTTCACCCTAGGGGGCGCGTTCTCGATCTGGGAGGGGGTGCGGAAGACGCTGCATCCGTTCGCCCACGAGGGCTCCGCCGCGTGGGCCTACGGTGTCCTGGCGGGCGGCTTCGTCTTCGAGGCAATCTCACTGGGCATCAGCCTCCACTCGCTGCGGAAGGCGAAGGGCCCGCGGACGCTGCGGCAGTACTGGATCGAGAGCCGCGACTCCACGCTGCCCACCGTCGTGCTGGAGGACACCGCGGCGATCCTCTCGCTGGGGTTCGCCGGCGCGGGCATCTGGCTGAGCCGGCAGACCGCCAATGCCTTCTGGGACGCGGGTGCGTCCGCGGCGATCGGCGTTCTCCTCGTCGGCGTCGCCGCGCTGCTCGCCGCCGAGAACTATTCCCTCCTCATCGGGGAACCCGCCCCGCGCCGCACCGAGACGGCGATCCGCCGGATCGTGGGAGAGGACGAGGCGGTGGAGCGACTAGTGGAGCTGCGGACCATGCACATCGGGCCGCATCAGATCGTGGTCGCGCTCGGAGTCCACTTCAAATCCGGTCTGTCCGTCACCGAGGTCGAGAAGGCGATCCGACGGATCGAGGATGCCATCACGGGGCTCCTCGGCGAGCGCACGAGTCCCGCCCTCATCACCGTGGAGCCGACGAGCCGGCCCGGCCTGTTGAGGAAGAATTATAGGTTCATAGATGACTAA
- a CDS encoding MFS transporter — MPSTQLRRRGPSASPSQESAYAWTRLAAALVLSGIGGVGMWSVIVALPAIQAEFGVARSAASLPYTVTMICFGIGSIVMGRLSDRYGIIMPVMGGTIALGIGYALAGQATNLWQFVLTQGVVVGVAGSATFAPIIADTSLWFTRNRGKAVAIIASGSYLAGTVWPPVVQHFIQTVGWRLTFLGIAVFCVATMLPLALVLRPRSPLVERTPGRAPLGARAARPLDMSAGALQTVLVIAGLSCCVAMSMPQVHIVAYCADLGHGAARGAQMLSLMLGFGIVSRLASGWICDRIGGRWTLLASSSLQALALVLFLPFDDLPALYTLSALFGLFQGGLVPSYAVIVREFYPPQEAGVRVSIVITATVFGMALGGWMSGAIYDLTGSYHTAFVNGILWNLLNIGIAIGLLRRPGRPLEQAWG; from the coding sequence ATGCCCTCCACCCAGCTCCGCCGCCGCGGCCCGTCCGCATCACCCTCCCAGGAGTCCGCCTACGCGTGGACCCGGCTCGCCGCCGCGCTCGTCCTGTCCGGCATCGGCGGCGTGGGCATGTGGTCGGTGATCGTCGCCCTGCCCGCCATCCAGGCCGAGTTCGGCGTCGCGCGCTCCGCGGCCTCGCTCCCTTACACCGTGACCATGATCTGCTTCGGGATCGGCAGCATCGTGATGGGGCGCCTGTCCGACCGCTACGGCATCATCATGCCGGTGATGGGCGGGACCATCGCCCTCGGGATCGGCTACGCGCTCGCCGGGCAGGCGACGAACCTCTGGCAGTTCGTGCTGACGCAGGGCGTGGTGGTTGGAGTGGCCGGCTCGGCCACCTTCGCGCCGATCATCGCCGACACCTCGCTCTGGTTCACACGCAACCGGGGCAAGGCGGTGGCCATCATCGCGAGCGGCAGCTATCTCGCGGGCACGGTGTGGCCGCCCGTCGTGCAGCACTTCATCCAGACGGTGGGCTGGCGCCTCACGTTCCTGGGGATCGCCGTGTTCTGCGTGGCCACGATGCTGCCCCTCGCGCTCGTGCTGCGCCCGCGCTCGCCGCTCGTCGAGCGCACGCCGGGCCGCGCGCCGCTCGGCGCTCGCGCCGCGCGGCCGCTCGACATGTCGGCCGGCGCGCTCCAGACCGTGCTGGTCATCGCCGGTTTGTCCTGCTGCGTGGCGATGTCGATGCCTCAGGTCCACATCGTGGCCTACTGTGCCGACCTCGGTCACGGCGCGGCCCGCGGCGCCCAGATGCTGTCGCTCATGCTGGGCTTCGGCATCGTGAGCCGCCTCGCGTCCGGGTGGATCTGCGATCGGATCGGCGGCCGGTGGACGCTCCTCGCCAGCTCGAGCCTGCAGGCGCTGGCGCTCGTCCTCTTCCTGCCCTTCGACGATCTGCCCGCGCTCTACACGCTGTCAGCCCTGTTCGGTCTCTTCCAGGGCGGCCTCGTCCCCTCGTACGCGGTGATCGTGCGCGAGTTCTATCCGCCTCAGGAGGCCGGCGTGCGGGTGTCGATCGTGATCACCGCGACGGTATTCGGAATGGCCCTGGGCGGGTGGATGTCAGGCGCGATCTACGATCTCACCGGCTCGTACCACACGGCGTTCGTCAACGGGATCCTGTGGAACCTCCTGAACATCGGCATCGCGATCGGGCTCCTGCGGCGCCCGGGACGGCCGCTCGAGCAGGCCTGGGGCTAG